The Amycolatopsis umgeniensis DNA segment CGCGCGCGGGCGCCGGACAGCTGCGCGAACTGCTCGGTCGTGGTCAGCGCGTCCGGCAGGAAACCGCCGTCGAGCAGGAACTCGGTCGTGCCGGTGGCGCGCAGGAACCGCGCGTTGACCTCGGTGGCCCCCAGTTCGGCGCGACGGGCCAGATAGGCCTCGGCCGGGACGTGCGGCGGCAGATCGAGCATCGGCGCGCAACGGGCACGGACCGCGAGGCCGATCAGCGAGTCGAACAAGGTCGTGCCCAGTGCCGAGACGGTGTCGGCCTCGGTGAGCATCTGCTCGAACTCGATCCGTCCGAGGTCACCGGTGACGACACCGTGGCAGTGGTGGTCCACCAGCCTTGTCTCGGCCACGAACGGCAGGATCGGAGTTCCCGGCATGGCGCGCTCCTTCTGGTGATCGACGAGTGCGGCCCCACCTTATGACCGGATCCGGGCGTGGCAAGGGGCCCGAGATGAGGCCAGGATGAGGAACCATGGTGAACCGGGAAGCACTGACCGCCCGCGCGACCGCCCTCACCGGGGATCTCCGGGCACGGGGTGTCGAACTCGTGGCGCTGACCTTCGTGGACAACGCCGGGATAGCGCGGGTCAAGGCGGTGCCCCTGCGCAAACTGCCGTCCGCGGCCGCGTGGGGCGTCGGTGCTTCGAATTGTTTCGACTTCTTCGGTTCCGACGACGACATCGCCGGCGGCGAGTATTCGCTCGGACCGGTCGGCGACCTGCGGCTGCATCCGGATCTCGACGCGCTGACCGTGCTCGCCGGGCAACCCGGCTGGGCGTGGGCGCCGGTGACGAGGCTCGACCAGGAAGGCCAGACGCATCCGCAGGACTCGCGCGCCCTCCTCGAGACCGCGGTCGGCAAGCTCGCGGCACGCGGTCACCGCGCACTGATGAGTTTCGAACTCGAATGGGTGGTCACCAGTGCCGACACCCCGGACGACCAGACGTCGGCCACCGCCGGCCCGGCCTACGGGTACGCGCGGCTTTCCGAGCGTGCGGACTATCTCCGCGCGCTGGTGTCCACTTTGGACCAACAGGGCGCCGGGGTGGAACAGATCCATCCCGAGTACGTAGACGGCCAGTTCGAACTGTCCGTCGCCGCGGCCGACCCGGTGCGCGCGGCCGACATCGCCGTCCTGACCAAGGAGACGATCCGCGCGCTCAGCCACCGGCACGGGCTGAAGGCGTCCTTCACCCCGAAGTTCACGCCCGCCGGTGTCGGCAACGGCGGGCACGTGCACCTGAGCGTCTGGGAGGGCGCACGAAACCTTTTCTCCGGCGGGGAAGGGATTTTCGGGCTGACGCCGGTCGCGGAATCGTTCGGCGCGGGCATCCTGCGGCGGCTTCCCGCGCTGCTCGCGATCGGGGCGCCGTCGGTCGTCAGCTACCTGAGGCTGGAGCCGCACCATTGGGCGGGGGTGTACACCGCGTGGGGGCTGGAGAACCGGGAGACACCCCTGAGGCTGGTGCGCGGGGTCGCCGGGAACCGGGACTCGGCGGCGAACCTCGAGGTCAAATGCTTCGACCTGACGGCGAATCCGTACCTGCTGGCGGCCGCCCTGCTGTTCGCCGGGATGGCCGGTGCCGACGAGGAGGCGGCACTGCCGGAGCCGGTGGACGTCGATCCGGGGTCGCTGACCGAGGCCGAACGCGCCGCGCGCGGGATCGAGCGGCTGCCGGTGACACTGGAGGACTCCGTCGCGGCTTTCGAAGCGGACAAGGACCTGACGGCCGCTTTCGGCGCGCCGCTGGCCACCACGATCGTGGACGTCCGGAGGGCGGAGATCGAGCGGTTCGCGAACGCGAGCCCGGAGGAGATCACCGAAGCGCAGCGGTGGCGGCACTGACCCTGTTAGCGCGTGAAGGCCCCCTTCCCTCGGCTGAGCCGAGGGAAGGGGGCCTTCACGCGCTAGGAAACTCAGGCGGGGGCGACGGCCTTCCGCACCCCGGCGGACAGCTCGGCCGAGAGCTCGCGCACCGCGTCGAGCCCGCTCGCCGCGGCCGTCACCAGCGCCGACCCGACGATGACACCGTCCGCGAACCCGGCGACCTGTGCCGCCTGAGCACCGGACCGGACACCGAGGCCGACACCGATCGGCAGCTCCGTATGCGCGCGAGTCCGCTCGACCAGATCCTCGGCGTGCACGCCGACCTGGTCACGGGCGCCGGTCACGCCCATCACCGCGGTGGCGTACACGAAGCCCGAAGAGGCCGCGACGGTCTTCGCGATCCGCTCTTCCGAGGAGGACGGCGCGACCAGGAAGATCCGGTCCAGACCGTGCTGCTCGGAGGCGGCCATCCACTCGTCGGCCTCGTCCGGGATCAGGTCCGGGGTGATCATCCCGAGCCCGCCCGCGGCGGCGAGGTCCCGCGCGAAGCGGTCGACGCCGTAGCGGTGCACCGGGTTCCAGTACGTCATCACGACGGCCTTGCCGCCGCGCGAAGACACCGACTCGACGACCTCGAACAGGTGCTTGAGCTTGAAACCGCCGGAAAGCGCGCTCACCGACGCGGCCTGGATGGTGGGACCGTCCATCACCGGGTCCGAGTAGGGCACGCCTACCTCGACCAGGTCGGCGCCGCCGTCGACCACCGCGGCCAGCAGGTCCTTCGACCCGTCGACCGTGGGGAATCCGGCGGGCAGGTACCCGATCAGTGCTCCGCGGCCCTCGGCGCGAGTCTTCGCGAAAACCTTGTCAAGCCCGCTCATTCGTTCTCCACCAGGCCGAAGTACTTCGCGGCCGTGTCCATGTCCTTGTCGCCGCGACCGGACAGGTTCACGATGATCAGCCCGTCGGGGCCGAGTTCGCGGCCCAGCACCAGCGCGCCCGCGAGCGCGTGCGCCGACTCGATCGCCGGGATGATGCCCTCGGTCCGCGAAAGCAGCTTGAACGCGTCCATCGCCTCGGCGTCGGTCACCGGCCGGTACTCGGCGCGGCCACTGTCCTTGAGCCACGAGTGCTCGGGGCCGACACCCGGGTAGTCCAGGCCTGCCGAGATCGAGTGCGATTCGACGGTCTGGCCGTCCTCGTCCTGCAGCAGGTACGTCATCGCGCCGTGCAGGTTGCCAGGGGTGCCCTTGGTCAGCGTGGCGCCGTGGCGGTTGCCCTCGACGCCTTCGCCGCCCGGCTCGAGACCGACCAGGCGGACCTCGGGGTCGTCGATGAAGCCGTGGAAGATCCCGATCGCGTTCGACCCGCCGCCGACGCAGGCCGCGACGGCGTCCGGCAGGCGGCCCGCCTGCTCCAGGATCTGGACGCGGGCCTCCTCACCGATGATCTTGTGGAAGTTCCGCACCATCATCGGGAACGGGTACGGACCCGCCGCCGTTCCGAACAGGTAGTGCGTGGTGTCGGCGTTGGTGACCCAGTCGCGCAGCGCCTCGTTGATCGCGTCCTTGAGCGTGCGCGAACCGGTCTTCACCGGGACGACCTCGGCGCCGAGCAGCTTCATGCGGGCGACGTTCAGCGCCTGCCGCTCGGTGTCGACCTCGCCCATGTAGACGATGCATTCCAGATCGAGCAGCGCGCAGGCGGTGGCGGTGGCCACGCCGTGCTGCCCGGCCCCGGTCTCGGCGATGACCCGCTTCTTGCCCATCCGCTTGGTGAGCAGTGCCTGGCCCAGCACGTTGTTGATCTTGTGTGAACCGGTGTGGTTCAGATCCTCGCGTTTGAGGAAGACCCGGGCGCCGCCGGCGTGCTCACCGAAGCGCTTGGCCTCGGTGAGCAGCGACGGACGTCCGGCGTAGTCGCGCAGCAGGCGCCGGAACTCGTTGACGAACTCCGGGTCGGTCCTGGCCTTGTCGTACTCGGCCGCGACCTCGTCGACGACGCCGATCAGCGCCTCGGGCATGAACCGGCCGCCGTACGGGCCGTAGTAGCCCCGCTCGTCCGGGTCGTGCTCGCCGTGCGGTGTTTCGGTGTACTCGGTGGTCATCGGGAAGGCCTCGGGCACGCGGGGTGCGAACCGGCGGTGACCAGCTTGACCAGCGCGCCCTTCGGGTCTCCGGAAGCGACGAGCCCTTCGCCCACGAGGACGGCGTCGGCGCCGTGGCCCGCGTAGGACATCAGGTCGCCGGGACCGCGGACACCGGACTCGGCGATCTTGAAGACGTCCATCGGCAGGCCGGGGGCCAGCCGCGAGAAGACGTCCCGATCGACCTCGAGCGTGTGCAGGTTGCGGGCGTTGACGCCGATCACCTTCGCACCCGCTTCGAGGGCCTTGTCGGCCTCTTCGGCGTTGTGGATCTCGACCAGCGCCGTCATCCCGAGGGATTCGACGCGGTCCAGCAACGCGATCAGGGCGTTCTGCTCCAGCGCCGCCACGATCAGCAGGACCATGTCCGCGCCGTGCAGCCTCGCCTCGTGGACCTGGTACGGGCTGACGATGAAGTCCTTGCGCAGCACCGGGATGTCGACAGCCGCGCGGACCGCGTCGAGGTCGGCGAGCGAACCGCCGAACCGCCGCTGCTCGGTCAGCACGCTGATCACCCGGGCGCCGCCGTCGGCGTAGTCCTTCGCCAGCGCGGCCGGATCCGCGATCTCGGCCAGCTCACCCTTGGACGGGCTGCGCCGCTTCACCTCGGCGATGACGCCGATACCGGACTCGCGCAGGGCGGCCAGCACGTCACGGGGAGGTGCGACCTGGGTCGCACGCTTCTTCAGTTCGTCGAACGGCAGAACCGCCTCGCGCTCGGCGAGATCGGCGCGGACGCCGGCGACGATGTCTTCGAGCACGCTCACCGGAGTCCCTCACCAGCCGTCGTACTCACGGATTCCTTCGCAAGGTCGCTCACAAAAACCTTCCCCTTCCCGCCGAAACGATGCTAACCCCCGCACGAATACGGCCTGGTTCCGGGTATGTCCGTTAGTCCGAATGCCAACCGTGTCATCTTTGCCGGGAAAGATCTCCGAAACCCGCGAAATCCGCCGTCGTCACCGGGTCGCGGTGGGATCTTCGCCTTCGGACAGCGCCTCCCACAGCTCGGTCTCCGGATCCTTCGCGGCCCGCTTCTTCGCCCCCGGCGCCGAGTACTTCGCGCCGAGGCGTGGCATCCGGCCCGCGCCCTTGATGGCTGCCAACCCGCCCGCGGTCACGAGAATTCCCCCGAGGATCGCCAGTGCGCGGGCTCCCACCATCTGGGCGACGGGCAGCCCGTCGGCGAACCCGCTGAACGAGCCGCCCGCCACGCCGATCCACACCGCCGCGACACCGGACACGGCGAGTACCACGCCGAGCACCCGGCGTGGCCAGCCGCCGGTGGCGATCAGGCCCGCCGTGCCCGCGAGCGCCAGCAGCGCGAGCGGAATCAGCGCAACCGCACGCTGTGAACCGGTTTCCGTGTACAGCACGGTGCCGCGTACGCCACCGTCGCGGAACTCCGCGAACCACACGAGCTGCGAGGCCGCCCACAGCGCGATCGCGCCCAGCAGCAGGCCCACCACGGCGATCCACAGTGGACGCTTGGCCTTCTTGGCGGGCGGGGCGTCAGACACGAGCGCCGTCACCCGCCGGGTCGAGCTCGTTCGCCGCGATCATCGTCTGGGCGGCCGCGACGGCGGAAAGCACCGTGCGGGCCTTGTTGAGCGACTCGTTGTCCTCGTAGTCGGCGACCGAGTCCGCGACGACTCCCCCGCCCGCCTGGACATAGGCGGTGCCGTCCTTCATCAGCGCGGTGCGGATGGCGATCGCGGTGTCGGCGTCGCCGGCGAAGTCGAGGTAACCGACGACACCGCCGTAGAGCGCCCTGCGGGTCGGCTCCAGCTCCTCGATCAGCTGCATCGCGCGGACCTTCGGCGCGCCCGAGAGGGTGCCCGCCGGGAAGCAGGCGGCGACCGCGTCGAAGGCCGTCTTGTCGTCGAGGAGTTCGCCGGTGACCGTGGAGACGATGTGCATGACGTGGCTGTAGCGCTCGACGTCGAAGAAGTCGACGACGCGCACGGTACCGGGCTTGCAGACCTTGCCGAGGTCGTTGCGGCCGAGGTCGACGAGCATCAGGTGCTCGGCGCGTTCCTTCTCGTCCGCGAGCAGGTCCTTGGCCAGCTGCGCGTCCTCTTCCGGATCGGCGCCGCGCCAGCGGGTGCCCGCGATCGGATGCGTGGTCGCGCGGCCGTCCCGGACGGTGACCAGCGACTCCGGGCTGGACCCGACGATGTCGAACCCGTCCAGGCGCAGCAGGTACATGTACGGGCTCGGATTGGACGTGCGCAGCACGCGGTAGACGTCCAGCGCGTCGGCCTGGGTCTCGATCTCGAACCGCTGCGACGGCACGATCTGGAACGCTTCGCCCGCCTTGATCGCCTCGACGGCCTTCTCGACGGCGGCGTGGAAGTCCGGCTTGGAGCGGCGGCGGGTGAATTCGGGCGCGGGCCGGTCGAAGACGGCGGCCGTGGCCGGGGCCGCGACGTGCAGCTGCTTGGTCATCGCGTTGAGACGCGCGACGGCGTCGTCGTACGCGGCGTCGACCCGCTCGGCCGAGTCGTCCCAGTTGACCGCGTTGGCGATCAGCGTGACCGTGCCCTCGTGGTGGTCGAAGGCGGCGAGGTCGGTCGCCAGGAGCATGGTGAGCTCGGGGATGTCGAGGTCACGCTCGGCGAGCTCGGGGAGCCGTTCGAGCCAGCGGACGGCGTCGTAGCCGATGTAGCCGACCATCCCGCCGGTGAGCGGCGGCATCCCGGGCAGCTGTTCGGTGTGGAGCGCGGCGACGGTCTCGCGCAGCACGGTGAGCGGGTCGCCCTCGGTCGGCAGGCCGACCGGCGGGGTGCCGGTCCAGACGGCCCGGCCGTCACGCACGGTCAGCGCGGCGGGACTGTCGACGCCGATGAACGACCATCGGCTCCAGGAAGCGCCGTTCTCCGCCGATTCGAACAGGAACGTGCCCGGCCGGTCGGCGGCGAGCTTGCGGTAGACCCCGATGGGGGTCTCACCGTCGGCGAGCACGCGACGGACGACGGGGATGACGCGACGGCCCTCGGCGAGCGCGCGGAAATCCTCGCGCGAAGGGCTGACCGAGCCGAGCCCGGACGGGCTGGCGTGTGCGGCGCTGACCATGTCGCCCATTGTGCTGCAATGGCCGAACCGCCGGGGACCGGGGGATGAATTCAAGGATTGTTGAATTTCGCGCCGGGTCCGTTCATGATGGCGCTATGGCTGTTGAAGACACTACCGCGCGCCGCCGGGGGCGACGGCCCGGCGGACAGGACACCCGCGTCGCGCTGATCGAAGCGGCCCGCGCGGTGTTCGGCGAGAGCGGCTTCGACGGCGCGACGGTGCGCGCGATCGCGACCCGCGCCGGGGTCGACGCGGCGATGGTCAACCACTGGTTCGGCAGCAAGGAGGGGCTGTTCGCCCAAGCCGTGCTGAAACTGCCGTTCGACCCGCACGAACTGCTCGCCGAACTGACGAACGGACCCGACGAGGAGTTCGGCCGCCGGATCGTGCGGACCTTCCTCACCCGCTGGGACGGCGCGGGCGGCGAGGTGTTCCAGGCACTCGTCCGCAGCGTCGCCGGGCACGAGCAGGCCGCGCTGGTGCTGCGCAGCTTCTTCCAGAACTTCTTCACGAAGATCATCGCCGGACTGGGCTCGGACCGCGTCGAACTGCGGACGTCGCTGTGCGCTTCGCAACTGGTCGGGATGGGGCTGGTGCGGTACGTCGCGAAGTTCGAACCCATGGCGACGAGCGAGATCGAGCCTTTGGTGACCGCGATCGCACCGACGGTGCAGCGCTACCTGACCGGGAACATCGACTGACTCAGAGCGCGGGCTCCGGCCGGACCTCCTCGACAGGGACCGGATAGAGCCTTTCCTTGAACCACCGGCCGCGGGGAAAGACCACGACCATGCGCTGTCCCGTCCCGCCGACGAGGACAGGAACGTTCCTGAGTCCCTTGAACCGGGAGGCGCTCCTCAGCGAACGACGGGCGCGAAGCAGCATGATGCCGTCACGACCGAGGTTCAGGGCGATCTCGGGGAACACCCGGCCGGGTTTCACCGTCGCCGTGGCCTCGCGCCACCCGGTCTTCAGGACGGAGCGGTACCGGTTCCACCACGCCGCCGCGGCGACCAGGCACAGCGGGATACCGGCGAAGACGAAGAATCCCGGAACGATCAGCAAGCCCTGACGGAACTCGCTGATGTTCTCCTCCTCGAGCGTCCGGACCCGCTCGGGGTTGCCGGGGGCGTAGAACACGGTCACCTTGTCCCCCACCGCGTACTCACGCTCCGAATCCCGGCGGATTTCGGCCGTCCACGGCTCCGAGCCGACGTGGTAGTCGACCGTGATGGTGCGGTTCTTCCCTTTCCTGTTCTCGTAGAGCATTTCCACCGTGCCCTCGACCCGGATCCCGGTCACCAGCAGATCCGCCGACGGCTGCCGGACCGCGCCGAGCCCGAACCCCAAGGCGACGAGAAGAGTGATCCAGAGCAGGGAGAAGGCCGCCGCGCGCAAACCGAGAAGCGGCAGCTTCGCGATCACGGGGTCGGTCGAGGCCGGTGCGCCCGACGCCGCGCGTGCCGCCGCCGCCCGCAGCATCGCGAACGGCTCTCGCGGTGCGGCGCCCTCTTCGGCGTCCGGCGTTTCCGGTCCGTCCGATGTGGACGACCACAGCACGATACCGTCGGCCCGCCGGCGTCTCGACCGATCGCGATCCGCTGCTCCGTCTCTTCCCCGCCCCAGTCCCATGAGCTGAGGATAATACCCGCGAAAGCGATCTGACCTGCGATTATCGCCATAAGAACGGGAGGCAACCGAGCGGCCTTCCCGGACGTACAAGTGATCAGGCGTCTCCGGCTTCGCTCAGGCGCTTGGCAGGCACCGCGCACGGAGGCACCGAAGGGCCGCGCGGAAACAGCACGACCACGGACTCACCTTCACCGCCGATCCAGACCGGGATGTCGGGACGCCAGCCGAACCGATGGCCAGTGCGGGACGTGAACTGCAAACCTCGCAACCGGATCCGCTCGCCATCGGGGAACTTCACGTCGAAGATCCGCGGCTCGCCTTCCGGGTTCGTCTTCTCGTAGTCGACTTTCACGGTCACCGTCGCGGGGCGCCATCCGGTGGCGAGGACGGACCGATACCGCCTGCGCCAGGCCTCCTTCATGGCCAGTCCCGCCGCGACACCACCCAGACTCATCACCACCGTGACCGCGACAACGGCCTGCCGATCCTCGGCGGGATCAGGCAGGTAGTTCATCTCCAGGACCACGATCGCGGCCGCCAGCGGGAGCCATCCGACCGTGAAGCCCCAGACCCGGCGGCACAAGGTGCGCAGCCGACGCGTCTCGGTTTCCGGATCGACGCCATCGCCGAAAGCAGGCGACGCCACGAGTTCGGCGACCGTCTCGTCCAGTCGGCGGTCGTTGACCCAAACCCGATGCCCGCAGAGCGCCGCCAGCGCGGCCGTCACGAGCAGAAGGCCGATCGCGATCATTCCCGCGCCGTCGGACCAGCCTTCGTAGCCCACGACCTCGGGACCGGCCTGGACGACGGCGATCATCACGCCGGGCCCGAGCAGACCCAAAAGCATGCTCAAGGCGAAATACCTGGTTCGCCTGAGCCAGTACGTCTCCGCCGACACTTCCCTGACGACCATGCGAAACGCCCCCAATCAGCGAGGCCGCCGACGTCGTTCCTCCCCATCGGAACTCGTCTGGTCGCCCTCGACCTGGGAAAAGACTACGCCCGGAAGGTCATGGTCAAGAAGGGACCAAGGTCCTGCCCTCAGGCCGTGTCCGGCTCGATCTCCTTGACGGGAACCGTGTGGAGCGTGTCCTTGAAGAACCGTCCGCGCGGGAAGATCACGATCATGTCCGTTCCCTCACCGCCGACGAAGACGGGAACCTTCCGGACCCGGGGCGCGATCCTCAGCGAACGGCGTGTGGCGAGGAACTTGTACTCGTTTTCGAAGTACACGTCGATCTTGGGGAACAGCCACCCGGGCCGCACCGTCGCCGTGGCCTCGCGCAAACCGGTCCTCGAAGCCGAGCGATACCGTTCCCGCCAGAGCCAGGCGGCGCCCAGGCACACCGGAAAACCCAGGAGCAGCAGCGGGGCCGGCCCGGGGTTGTCGATAGTGCTCTCGCAGACGACGAAGGCGGTCAGCCAGAGCACCGACAAAGCCAGTGCCCGCAGCTTGTACTGCGACAGTTTCTCGATCAGAGGAGCGGCCACTTCGTCGTGTACCGTCTGCGCGGCAAGGCTTTTGACGGCGTCGACATCCGCAGAGGGCAGAGGGCGCCCGGCGACGTGCCGACGTCGTCTCGGACGGTCACGCTCGGCTGGTCTTCTCCCCGGCTTCATGCGCTGAGGTTAATCGGAAACGGCGCGTTTTCCGGATAACGAGTTCCCTCTCGCACCGGGGCAACCACGAGAGCGCGGCGAGCGTTCAAGTGAGCAGTGCTCAGCCCGCGAGCAGCACCGCGATCAACGCCAGCGTTCCCGGCACCACCTGCACGAAGAAGATCCGCTTGCTCGCCGTCACCGTCCCGTAGAGCCCGGCCACGATCACGCAGGCGAGGCCGAAGATCTTGAACTGCCACGCCGTGCTGCCGGTCGCGATCAGCCCCCAGATCAGCGCGGCGGCGAGGAAACCGTTGTACAGCCCCTGATTCGCCGCGAGCGGCGCGCTCTCCTTCGCGAATTCCTCGCTGGTGCCGAAGGCGGCGCGGGCGCGCGGGGTGGTCCACAGGAACATCTCGAGCACGACGATGTACAGGTGGATCAGGGCGACGATGCCGACCAGGACGTTGGCGACGACATTCACGGGGTCTTCTCGCTCTCGTCGGCCAGCAGCAGCCGTTCGTCGGTGTCGAAACAGGTGTGCGTGCCGGTGTGACAGGCCGGACCGGTCTGGTCGACGCGCAGCAGGACGGTATCGCCGTCGCAGTCGATCCGCATCTCGCGCACGTGCTGGACGTGGCCGGAAGTCTCGCCCTTGACCCACAGTTCCTTGCGGCTGCGCGAATAGTAGGTCCCGCGCCGGGTGGTGAGGGTGCGCTCGAGCGCCTCGTCGTTCATCCACGCCATCATCAGGACGTCCGAGGTGGAGTGTTCGACGACGACGGCGGCGATCAGCCCGTCGGCGTTGCGTTTCAAGCGATCCGAGAGGGCGGGATCAAGCGTCATTCGTGGCTCCGAGAAGGTGCCGTTTCACCGGCATCGAGTTGAGCAGGACCGCCGAGTAGATGTACCCGGCGAAAAGGAGCCCGGACACGATCTTCACCCAGAAGAGTTCCGCCGCCAGCATGGACAGCGCGTGCAGCAAGGCGAAAAGGAAGCTGACCACGAAACCGGCGAACCGCGCCGAAGACATCCTCAGCACCAGCCCCGCCACGACGAGCCCGCCGAGCACGACGGACGTTCCCGGCAGCAGGAACGTCCTCGCCGAGGAGTACGGCGCGAACATGAGGATCACGGCCATCCCCACGTAGGCGAGGCCGAGCCCGAGCAGCAGCGCGCAGACGACCTTGACCTCGGTGGCGGCCTTCCACTTGTCCATGATCACCGGACCACGACTCCCCCGGCGCGCAGGGCGCCCTTGACCTCGCCGATCTTCAACTGTCCGAAGTGGAACACGCTGGCCGCGAGCACCGCGTCCGCGCCCGCCTCGACGGCGGGCAGGAAGTGCTCGAGCGCGCCGGCGCCACCGCTGGCGATCACCGGGACGCGGACCGCCCGGCGCACCTTGGTCAGGAGTTCGAGATCGAAGCCGTTCTTGGTGCCGTCGGCGTCCATCGAGTTGAGCAGGATCTCGCCGACGCCGAGTTCTTCACCGCGCGCGGCCCACTCGACGGCGTCGATGCCGGTGCCGCGGCGTCCGCCGTGCGTGGTCACCTCGAAGCCGGACGGCGTCGGTTCGGTCCCCTCGGGGACACGCCGGGCGTCCACCGACAGCACGACGCACTGCGCGCCGAACCGGCGGGACGCCTCGCGCAGGAACTCCGGGCGCGCGATGGCCGCGGTGTTGATGCTCACCTTGTCCGCGCCGGTGCGCAGCAGCCGGTTGACGTCGTCGTTCGTGCGTACGCCGCCACCGACGGTGAGCGGGATGAACACCTGCTCCGCTGTCCGGCGGACGACGTCGAAGGTGGTCTCGCGGTCCCCGGAGGAAGCCGTGACGTCGAGGAACGTGAGCTCGTCCGCGCCCTCGGCGTCGTACAGGCGGGCGAGCTCGACGGGGTCGCCGGCGTCGCGCAGGTCGGCGAAGTTGACGCCCTTCACCACTCGGCCCGCGTCGACGTCGAGACACGGGATGACCCTGACTGCGACTGACATGGGGACAAGCGTAGTCAAGGGCGTTCTAAGCTCGCGGAATGGCGTCCGCGGCATCGCGGCCGACGCCGGGGTCAACGCCGCGTTGCTGCACCACTTCTTCGGCACCAAGCAGCGGCTTTTCGCCGCGGCGATGAACCTGCCCGTCGACCCCGGCGAGCTGGTCCCCCGGATCCTCGAAGGCCCCGAAGACGAGATCGGCGAGCGGCTCGTCCGGGCGTTCCTCGGTCTCTGGCAGGCGCCGGAGGGCCGCGCGCCGTTCCTGGCCATGATCCGGTCCGCGACCACCAACGAGCAGGTCGCGACCATGATGCGGCAGTTCCTGGAACGGGCGGTGCTGGCACGGGTCGCCGAGGCTCGCGGCGTGCCGAAGGTCCGGGTGGCCGGGATCGCCGCGCAGATGGTCGGGTTCGCGCTGCTGCGGTACGTCATCGGCCTCCCGCCGCTGGTCGCCGCCTCGGAGGACGAGGTCGTCGCGATGCTGGCGCCCGTCGCGCAGTACTACCTGACCGACGGCGTTCACCGGCCGGACACCCCGCGCGGCTAGCTTCCCGAGGATGCGCATCGTCCTCGTCCCCCTGCTGGCGGCTTCCCTGCTCACCGGTGTGCCCGCCGAAGCGAGCACCGACCCCTCACCCGTGGCGCAGACCAGGGCGTTCGTCGACGACGCTGGGGCGGATCCGGCCAACGCCGACGCCGACGACCCGGCGATCTGGGTCCATCCGAAGAACCCGTCGGCCAGCGTCGTGCTCGGCACGCTCAAGGAAGGCGGGCTGGCCGCGTTCGATCTGAAGGCGCGGCAGCTCCAGCAGCTCGCCGTTCCCGCGGGCGGGCGCTTCAACAACGTCGACGTCGTCGGCGACCTCGCGGTGGTCAGCGACCGCGGCCGGGACCGTGTCCGCGTCTACCGGATCGATCCCGCCGGTGCCGCGGCAGGCTCGCACGTGCTGCGGGACGTCACGGATCCTTCCGCGGCACCGGTCTTCTCGGCCTCGGAGTCCGAAGTGGACGAACAGCGGACGGCGTACGGGCTCACCGCCGGACGCGACCCGCGCACCGGCGCGCGCTGGGTCGCGGTGACCCGGCGGCACGAGACCCGCGTGGCGCTCTTGCGACTTGTCGACAAACCGGGCGGCACCGTCGGCACCGCGCCGATCGGCACGATCGACCTGCCCTCGGAGTTCCGCCTGCCGAACGGCGAGACGTGGTCGCCGTGCGGCGAACCGGACGAACGCCCGCAGCTGGAGGGTTCGGTGCTCGACGTCGAGCACCGCGTGCTCTACACCGCGCAGGAGGACGTCGGGATCTGGCGGATCCCGGTGAACGGCGACGGCTTCGGCCGTCCCACGCTGATCGACAAGGTCCGCTCGTTCGGGGCGCCGCAGCGCTTCGACGAGGCGACCGAGGAGTGCGTCGCCGACGGTCCCGACCCCGGTTTCGGCGGCAA contains these protein-coding regions:
- a CDS encoding anthranilate synthase component I — its product is MVSAAHASPSGLGSVSPSREDFRALAEGRRVIPVVRRVLADGETPIGVYRKLAADRPGTFLFESAENGASWSRWSFIGVDSPAALTVRDGRAVWTGTPPVGLPTEGDPLTVLRETVAALHTEQLPGMPPLTGGMVGYIGYDAVRWLERLPELAERDLDIPELTMLLATDLAAFDHHEGTVTLIANAVNWDDSAERVDAAYDDAVARLNAMTKQLHVAAPATAAVFDRPAPEFTRRRSKPDFHAAVEKAVEAIKAGEAFQIVPSQRFEIETQADALDVYRVLRTSNPSPYMYLLRLDGFDIVGSSPESLVTVRDGRATTHPIAGTRWRGADPEEDAQLAKDLLADEKERAEHLMLVDLGRNDLGKVCKPGTVRVVDFFDVERYSHVMHIVSTVTGELLDDKTAFDAVAACFPAGTLSGAPKVRAMQLIEELEPTRRALYGGVVGYLDFAGDADTAIAIRTALMKDGTAYVQAGGGVVADSVADYEDNESLNKARTVLSAVAAAQTMIAANELDPAGDGARV
- a CDS encoding TetR family transcriptional regulator, which gives rise to MAVEDTTARRRGRRPGGQDTRVALIEAARAVFGESGFDGATVRAIATRAGVDAAMVNHWFGSKEGLFAQAVLKLPFDPHELLAELTNGPDEEFGRRIVRTFLTRWDGAGGEVFQALVRSVAGHEQAALVLRSFFQNFFTKIIAGLGSDRVELRTSLCASQLVGMGLVRYVAKFEPMATSEIEPLVTAIAPTVQRYLTGNID
- a CDS encoding DUF3592 domain-containing protein; translated protein: MGLGRGRDGAADRDRSRRRRADGIVLWSSTSDGPETPDAEEGAAPREPFAMLRAAAARAASGAPASTDPVIAKLPLLGLRAAAFSLLWITLLVALGFGLGAVRQPSADLLVTGIRVEGTVEMLYENRKGKNRTITVDYHVGSEPWTAEIRRDSEREYAVGDKVTVFYAPGNPERVRTLEEENISEFRQGLLIVPGFFVFAGIPLCLVAAAAWWNRYRSVLKTGWREATATVKPGRVFPEIALNLGRDGIMLLRARRSLRSASRFKGLRNVPVLVGGTGQRMVVVFPRGRWFKERLYPVPVEEVRPEPAL
- a CDS encoding DUF1304 family protein, coding for MNVVANVLVGIVALIHLYIVVLEMFLWTTPRARAAFGTSEEFAKESAPLAANQGLYNGFLAAALIWGLIATGSTAWQFKIFGLACVIVAGLYGTVTASKRIFFVQVVPGTLALIAVLLAG
- the hisI gene encoding phosphoribosyl-AMP cyclohydrolase, which translates into the protein MTLDPALSDRLKRNADGLIAAVVVEHSTSDVLMMAWMNDEALERTLTTRRGTYYSRSRKELWVKGETSGHVQHVREMRIDCDGDTVLLRVDQTGPACHTGTHTCFDTDERLLLADESEKTP
- the hisF gene encoding imidazole glycerol phosphate synthase subunit HisF, with product MSVAVRVIPCLDVDAGRVVKGVNFADLRDAGDPVELARLYDAEGADELTFLDVTASSGDRETTFDVVRRTAEQVFIPLTVGGGVRTNDDVNRLLRTGADKVSINTAAIARPEFLREASRRFGAQCVVLSVDARRVPEGTEPTPSGFEVTTHGGRRGTGIDAVEWAARGEELGVGEILLNSMDADGTKNGFDLELLTKVRRAVRVPVIASGGAGALEHFLPAVEAGADAVLAASVFHFGQLKIGEVKGALRAGGVVVR
- a CDS encoding TetR family transcriptional regulator, whose translation is MGTSVVKGVLSSRNGVRGIAADAGVNAALLHHFFGTKQRLFAAAMNLPVDPGELVPRILEGPEDEIGERLVRAFLGLWQAPEGRAPFLAMIRSATTNEQVATMMRQFLERAVLARVAEARGVPKVRVAGIAAQMVGFALLRYVIGLPPLVAASEDEVVAMLAPVAQYYLTDGVHRPDTPRG